A segment of the Corylus avellana chromosome ca2, CavTom2PMs-1.0 genome:
ACATACATACCGAAGGAATCACTCATGCTGGCTTGTACCATTATTTTGTATTACATTGTTTCAACCTTTATTCAAGCTCTTGCTTTTGCTGAACTCCGAGAATTTACTACGACGCAGCATATAATGTGGCTTGCATGTGGAGATGCTTTTACCTCGACTTGTGTGATTTATTTCTTGATGAATATGAATATGGAACTCCCCACTGACATACTTTTCATGCAAAGTTGATCTCTCACTCTCTGACATCAGCACTGGAAGTTGATGTTGCGCCAAAGGATCTTATTTTTCGTGTCATTGGCTATGGATTGACTGATTAGTGATTGATTCTATGCAGCTGCAAAAATTGTCAAACTCCAGGACCCTATCAGCTTGGGAGTGTGGGGGTTATTTCCTGTTTAAATCAACGTCCGAATTTGATCAAGCTACTGAGGAGGCAATGCTTAAAAAGCTAAGTGATGTCTCTCTTGATGATGAAGGTTTCGAAGTAGTGAAGCAACTCTGTTGCAGTATTGCAGATAAGTTTTCCGGTTGAATTCTGGGACCTTTGATGAATGCATGATAGAACGTTTGATTTATGTTGAATTTGGGAAACTTTGATGAATTTATTGCAGATTTGTCTcaaacatatgtttttttttaagagaacgATCCGAATCCATTTTCTGCATTTGTAATGGTTTTTATCTATATGGAAATGTTTGTATCTTTACAACTAAATCATGAAACATGTATCGGGTTTAAATTGTCTTTTGCATGTTATATTAGGATGTCTGCCCTACTGATGGATGGATGAAGACTTCatagattttgagaaaataattcGAAGTATAATGTAATATAATCTGAAGAAAAGTGTCATAGGGTAGAGGTTAATCAACATGTTGATGCTACTAAACTATTAACACAGAGAAATGGTTTGATTAGCATATATGATCTTGTCAAcctttcaaaaataataaattatttttaacacTATGGACCACCAACCGCTCTCCGGTCAATACCGGTCTCGAGGGTCGGTGCTTGACcctaaacaattattttatttttatcttataattatttcacaatgatgGTATAGCAATTTCAACCAATCATTGAAtcagtcattgttaaaaaataaataaattcaatggATGGTTGAAACTGTCACGTCAAAATGTGAGATAGttatacaataaaaatatgatttctagTATTTCTCAACTTTTTCTTGATATAAGAAATACAGTCATAAATTGAGAGCTTTTATTCACGATGGTTTTATCCATTATAGTGgttgcatttttctctctagTGTACGTAGGGAAATGCTAATTGTCTGCctagacttttttttattttttatttttttcagttgatcattttatttatttatttatttctctttcttgtcgctgtttttgtttgtaatttgtttataatgtactaaaaaaataaaataaaaaaaccttgATCACTTTAACTTCGAAGCTGTGAAGTACTACCAATTAATGAAGAATTGACGTAATCTTGGGTAAGCAATGAGACCGACCAACTTTCCCATTgagtttatataaaaaataaaaaaaataaaaaactttatttgaCTCCCTTAAATGGTATCAACttttgcaatgtctccttaAAGTTTAATTTATCTCCATTTAGTATATCACTCTTTCAAATGTTTTCAATGTTACTATTCTGTTAGAATTTTCCATTAACTCCTAACTAAGGaatgttaaaattttcaaaataccctcatttgttttaggaaaaaaaaaaattataaagattaaGATGTTGATCCGAATTTAATGGTATATTTTGTCATAAAACCGGgggtagtttgaaaattttgttgagaATTAACGAAAAATATTAACGAAAGtgagacattgaaaaaaattaaaagtttgatacattaaattgagaggttttgaattttaaatagAACATTACAAAAGGGGTAACAATTCGGTGGATGtgtgaagtttcccaaaaaaaaaaaacttctcttCAAAGTAATTGCTCTCAAAGTTGTATggagtaacttcactttaaacccctgaattaccacgcgatttgacaagcccccttgaacttcaaaacctctcaatttgaactcttaAACTTTCAACTGCAGTCAATTTACCCACTCCCTCtatcaatttttgccgttaaaactcctaaaaacacaaaattactcttcaattttctttttattaaaaaaaatggaaaaaaaaaattttgaaaaaaaagggttacaaggTAGCCCAACtatgggtcaccttgtgattttttttttttaaaaaaaatttttaatttgaaattttataaaaaaaaaattatgggtataaatgtcattgtcttacttttaacgtttaaaatctgacagagtagttcaaattgactgcaattgaaaattcatgaGTTCAAATTGCGAAATTTTAAAGTTCAGATggacttgtcaaatcgcgtggtaattcattAGTCTAACGTGAAGTTACCTCAAATTTTATTCCAGAAAACTTTCCCAATACAAGAATTAAGGAGGATACAAtaagcattttattttatttttttggtaaagaatTAGGGAGCCTTTCAGAAGCAAAGACACCAAAAATATGACATGTTACAACGATGGATGTTTGAAGCGCTATAAATATCTCCTGACGACTTACTAAAATAggcaaaaatatgaataatacaACAAGAAAAATTCAAGATTACATAGAATTTAATGGAACAAATATGAAAGAATTTATAAAGCAATACAATTGAACACAATATGCAGTACCTCACTAGCAATGTATGCTGTGAGAGCTCATTGACTTCCACTGATGATATCTGATTCAAGAATTCCTCTAGCTTGCACATTCTTTCTTTCTGCTTCTCCCTCTTCTAATCCCTCCAAAGCCTGTGAAAATGAGCTGGAATTTTCTCCATTGTTACTGCACATCCAAGCTTGATGGAGTTGCAGGACATACTCCAAGTGCCACAAAACTTCCCCCATCGTCGGCCGGTTCTTCCCCTCGTCGGCTAGACATTTTTCTGCTATCTCCCCAAACTTCTTCAGGGAATCTGCAGAATAGTTTCCTTTGAGATGTGGGTCAATAATGGTTTCCAGTGATCTCTGCCTTTGCCACCCCATTGCCCACTCTGCAAGATTGACCTCATCTTTAGGCAAGCTTGGATTTATAACAGGTCGAGCACAGATAACTTCAAACAGCACGACTCCAAAAGAGTAAACATCTGATTTCTCAGTCAACTGCTGTCGTCTGAAGTACTCAGGATCAAGATATCCAAAGCTTCCTTTTACTGCAGTACTGACATGGGTGTGGTCCAAAGCAGGACCGTTTTTCGACAACCCGAAATCGGACATTTTTGCTACAAAGTTTTCATCTAACAATATGTTGGTAGTCTTCACATCCCTGTGGATTATTCCCCGCTCCGCTCCGGTATGAAGGTAATGCAGCCCTCTTGCAGCACCAATGCATGCTACTAATCGCTGCTTCCATGTCAGCGGTGGGAGATCACTCCCAAAGAGATGACTTCTAAGAGTCCCATTTGCCATGTACTCATAAACCAAGATCATCTCATTTTGTTCATCACAGAATCCGATCATGGAAACCAAATGCCTGTGCCTAAGCTTTGATAGCATCTCAATCTCGGTTTCGAATTCGGTTAGACCTTGCTCGGATTGCGGGTTGGCTCGCTTAATTGCTGCAGGGGTGCCATCTTCAATGGCTCCTTTGTAAACCTTACCAAAGCCTCCTACACCAATCACTAAACTTTCATCAAAATTATTTGTAGCTGCACGAATCTCTGCTAATGTGAACCACTTGCCAACCCTCGTCGACGCCATAGACGCATACGGATTTTGGCTTCCAGCTGCTCCCTTGGCATTGGCAGTGCTGTTTGTAATAGACCCATGAAGGAAAAATGGCCGCCACCCAGAAGGGTTGTTGCTTTTGGTATCAGTCAATTTCTTTCTCTGGCCTCTGCAGTAACAAAAGATGAAGCTAATCAAAACTGCAAGAATGACAACAGAAGCTCCACCTGCTCCTATTCCCACCCAAAGAATTTTAGTCTTTGAGTTGCCTGCTGAATTCCCAGTAGAATCATATGTCTCAATATATGCAAGATTCGCATTTCGGCTCAGCTTGAAAATCTCCAGCCCATTCAGGAGAGCATCGGTTCCTGAAGCACCAGCTGCTGTCTCAGGTCCTAGTTGAATCCAAAGTGTCTTAGTTTTGGATGACACAACATCAATGTAGTCTTGATGATAAGCTCTATTCATCCCTCCCGCTTgcacaaaaacatcaaaattatTTGATGCAGTCCTGTTGTTTATGTAGATTCTGAAAATCCGCTGGTTTGCCATACCATAAACCACCTCACAGAAATGTAATCGAATCCAATAATCGAAATCGGGATCGACTTCGAATTTCCACGACATGTTGAACCTTTTCTCCAATACTTCAGTGTTGGACATTGTTCTTGCGGATTCATAAACAAGAAGAGGAGCCACTGAGGAATCATTCATGGAAGCATAGGTAATGTTCGAGCTGTTCCTGATCTCTAAACCAGCATCTGCAGTTATCATGTAGCTCGAATCCACTTCCCATGTTCTCCAAAGATCTAAATCTTCACGGGATTTAATCTCCGGTCCGCCGACATTCAATCTATACATAGTTTCAATTCCCCTTCCACTCAAATTCAAACTAGCACCATTTCCACTCACTTTACTTACTGGATCAGTAAAAAGCTTGTTCACAACAGGGACAATCTCAACGGCATTTATGAACCCTAATGATcctttttttggaaagaactcGATTACAAGCACATCCATGTTGATGGGTAGAATGTACTCCTTAATCAAAAAGAATGAACTTGAATTGCTTCCTGAACTCTGCAACCGCAAATTCTTGTGCGATATCTCTCCAGGAACATTGAATTCTGTTACCAATTTCAGACCATTTGCTACAACATCAAACGAAGACTCATTTACATTGTAATTCTCAAAGGAGAAGGGGCAGAAATGGAGCCTAACAAAATAGTTCCCCTGAATTCCTTCAAATGTGTAATTCAAACCATCTGTGAAAAACCGAGCAGTTTTGTACAGAGGTCCAAAAATTGAACTGTCGGTGGATGCGGCAATGCCGGAAGAACTAACGGTAAGATTGTTGTCGGCGACCAAGTCACCAACCCATCTCCGACCATCCACATTAATACTGGAATTCGTGCCACAATTTATCAGAAAAGATTTTGATTGAGCCTCCCCAGTTGCAACAAACACAGAGATTATCACCAGAGACAGTAGGAGCTTCTCCATTACCGTTCTACCTCAAGAAttcttttgtatttgttttcaAATATAGAAGGAAAAATCTAATGGAAAAACAACAAATCACCCAATGTTCAAGAACACACAATCTAACACAACAAGCATAAACACCCAGCTCTTAAATCAACCAACTACTCCCATCTCCATGAATTTTTAGCTTCATAAGAAAATTCTGCAGAAACATCAAGTTACCTTCATCAAACCCATCTCTGGCCATTTGCATTTCCTTGTTTAGCATCAAGGGAGCTAGAACAAACACAAAGATTCAGATAACAAACGTGCAGGCCCTTCTTGAATCAAACAATCTCCAACCAACACGCCTAGCTAGCAAGCAGATCTGAACCAAGAAAGTACAAGACTTTGGTGGCAAAAAGGAAGAACACAAAAGATGGTAATGGGAATATGACTGATTCAAAGGTAACAAATTTCACTCACCAGTGAGActtaaaagcccaaaaaaatgaaataaataaaataaaatacttgcAAAGGAAGGAAGATGCTTGAGAATTAGAAACATGAAGAAAGGAGAGCATGAACATGGGCTACATGGGCTGCCGTTGCAAACAGATTGGAAACGTTCATTTCATCTTTGCTTTTGTCCTGTATCTTTACAAAGGAGCCAACAACCTGACAAAGCCAAGTTTGTACTTTTGTTATAATTATATGGTACTCTGTAACAGTTGGTATTCTTTATGCAAATTTATTCTcctgctgttttttttttttataattttatatatatatatatatatgagtcaaaataaaaattaaaacatcaacccaatataaatgaaaaaaaaattatagagagAATCAAAAATAAAGACCAAAAAATAACACTATTTATTACACATTTTGAGAGAAGATCTTCGAGATGGAAGGAGATAGTTAAAAAGTTGTCAGCAATGCCGGTGATAGTATAGAGCACTCATGTGTCCATAGTGACTAGAATGAATATATCGTATCCGAAAACTAGTTGTTCGCCCTGTTAATCCTCCAAAGCCCAAATAACTCGATTTTCTCTAGTGAACTATTTGCATTAATGAATTAGCTCGATCCAAAAATTTGAGATAGTGGGTGTAATCTGAAAAAAGATTCGTAAGTAGTTGTTAATAGAGTTGAAGTTACCAAATTCTAAGGAGTTGGTATAAATTTATGTCTAATTGCTCCACCTATAGTTCttctaataatattttttacacgAACGAGAGCCAATCCGAATTGATCTTGTACAGAACAAGAAAGATTCTTAATTTGAGATTAACTATAGAATGAAATGTGAAACCCCTGAACTATGAGACAAATAAGAGTAAGACTAATTAAGAATTATGAAATCCTGATTTGGATCTGGACTTTTCTTTGCTGCCTATTTGgaatttacatattttttttattggttattTTATGGGTGTTGTTGGGCCGCCACAGATGGGGTTCCATGATTTGTGAGGTGGCTCACATGCTTATGTCTGGAAGATGATAAGCAGTGCAATTATTCTTCTGGCATTTCAAATCAACAACCCCTGATTTTTTCAATTACTAGAAAAACATATACACTCTTTCCGTACCAATAGCACCCCTATAGGCTATAGCCTCTAGGGGGTCCTTGGAATTActtcaattatttgttttgttgacgatatattctatttttttcaacccaattttgAATGAAGGCAACATTTGAACCAAATTTTAATGAttattactctctctctctctctctcttaatggTTCCCTTAAGAATGtcctttttcaattttctctggAAATAACTCTTgatttttaagaatttaacttaagtattgtaaaaaaaaaaaaatgttattttttcatctttgaTCCATGAGTTTAACTTCAATGTGGATAGACCGCAAAAGATCACTTTTGTAGCCTCCAATAAGAGATTGACACAtagaaaaaacacacaaaattatCCTATAGTctaaaacactagattttttcttatttcttcttcttccttccatATCTTTTTCTCTCCCATTTCTTTCTTACTGTTGGCAAC
Coding sequences within it:
- the LOC132171157 gene encoding probable receptor-like protein kinase At1g30570, yielding MEKLLLSLVIISVFVATGEAQSKSFLINCGTNSSINVDGRRWVGDLVADNNLTVSSSGIAASTDSSIFGPLYKTARFFTDGLNYTFEGIQGNYFVRLHFCPFSFENYNVNESSFDVVANGLKLVTEFNVPGEISHKNLRLQSSGSNSSSFFLIKEYILPINMDVLVIEFFPKKGSLGFINAVEIVPVVNKLFTDPVSKVSGNGASLNLSGRGIETMYRLNVGGPEIKSREDLDLWRTWEVDSSYMITADAGLEIRNSSNITYASMNDSSVAPLLVYESARTMSNTEVLEKRFNMSWKFEVDPDFDYWIRLHFCEVVYGMANQRIFRIYINNRTASNNFDVFVQAGGMNRAYHQDYIDVVSSKTKTLWIQLGPETAAGASGTDALLNGLEIFKLSRNANLAYIETYDSTGNSAGNSKTKILWVGIGAGGASVVILAVLISFIFCYCRGQRKKLTDTKSNNPSGWRPFFLHGSITNSTANAKGAAGSQNPYASMASTRVGKWFTLAEIRAATNNFDESLVIGVGGFGKVYKGAIEDGTPAAIKRANPQSEQGLTEFETEIEMLSKLRHRHLVSMIGFCDEQNEMILVYEYMANGTLRSHLFGSDLPPLTWKQRLVACIGAARGLHYLHTGAERGIIHRDVKTTNILLDENFVAKMSDFGLSKNGPALDHTHVSTAVKGSFGYLDPEYFRRQQLTEKSDVYSFGVVLFEVICARPVINPSLPKDEVNLAEWAMGWQRQRSLETIIDPHLKGNYSADSLKKFGEIAEKCLADEGKNRPTMGEVLWHLEYVLQLHQAWMCSNNGENSSSFSQALEGLEEGEAERKNVQARGILESDIISGSQ